The genomic stretch ATGATCCGGTTCTACCTCGGCGAGGCGCCGCTCGTGCCCTCGGTGCGGACGTACGACCTCGAGGAGCGCGCGCAGCGCGACGACGTCCTGGACCGGCTCGGCGAGCTCGTGCTCAAGCCGCGCGACGGCCACGGGGGCCGCGGCGTGCTCGTCGGCCCGTCGGCCGGCACGGACGAGCTGCGCGAGGCGGCGGAGGCGGTGCGTGCGGATCCGGGCGGCTGGGTCGCCCAGGACACCCTGCGGCTCTCGACGCACCCGACGGTCGTCGGCGATCGCCTCGAGCCCCGCCACGTCGACCTGCGCCCGTTCGTCTTCTTCGACGGCGTCCGGACGGTCGCCCTGCCCGGCGGGCTGACCCGGGTGGCGCTCGAGGCGGGCAGCATGATCGTCAACTCCTCACGAGGCGGCGGAGGCAAGGACACATGGGTGCTTCCCTGAGCGCCGAACGGCCCGCGTGGGCGCAGTGGGGTGGCGGCGGCGGGCCGGCCACCGCCTTCACGGTGGGCGTCGAGGAGGAATGCATGCTCGTCGCGCCCGAGTCGTGGAACCTCGCCGGGGCGATCGACGAGGTGCTGCCGCGCCTGCCCGCCGACGTAGCGGCCCACGCCAGCGCGGAGACGCACGCGGCGGCGCTGGAGCTCGCCACCGGCGTGCACGGGACCGTCGACGCGGCGATCGAGGAGCTCGCCGACCTCCGGGCCGCGCTGCGCGAGACGACGGAGTCGTGCGGCCTCGCCGCGGCCGCGGCGGGCACGCACCCGTTCGCCGTGTGGCGCGACGTGTCGGTGTCGACGGGCGCGCGCCAGGCGCTCGTGTACGGCTCGATGCGCGAGCTCGCGCGCCGCGAGCCGACGTTCGCACTGCACGTCCACGTCGGCGTACCGGACCCCGAGGATGCCGTCCGGGTGGCCAACCGCCTGCGCGTGCATCTGCCGGTCCTGCTGGCGCTGTCGGCGAACTCGCCGTTCTGGCAGGGCCGCGACACGGGCCTGGCCTCGGCCCGCACGCCGCTGTTCCAGGCGTTCCCGCGCGTCGGGATCCCGCGCGCGTTCGACAGCTACGAGGATTGGCTGCAGACCGTCGGCCTACTCATCCGCTGCGAGGCGTTCCCGGAGCCGACGTTCCTGTGGTGGGACGTGCGGCTGCAGCCGGCGCTGGGGACCGTCGAGGTGCGGATCATGGACACGCAGACGACCGTCGAGGACAGCGGCGCGCTCGTCGCGCTCGTGCAGTGCCTCGCGCGGCTGGAGGCGCTCGAGGGCTTCGCCGACCCGCTCGCGGTCCGCAGCGACGAGGTCCTCGCCGAGAACCGCTTCATCGCCGCCCGCGACGGCACGACGGCCGCGCTCATCGACCCCTCCGTCGAGATGCGCATCCCGCTCGGCGAGGTGGTGGAGCGGCTGCTCGCCGCGTGCCGGCCGCACGCCGAGGACCTGGGCTGCGCGGACTGGATGCACGGCGTCGAGCGCCTGCTCGCGGATCCCGGCGCCGAGCGCCAGCTCGCCCTGGGGCGCGAGCCGGACCGCCTTCCCGGGCTCATGGCCGCCCTGGCGGGCGTGTACTAGTTCTGATATGTCCGTCGTGTTGTCAAGTGGGCGTGCGTGATCGCCGTCCGCTTGGCGGCCGTCGGGCGGGGTTGGTCGGTGGGCCGGGACGCCGGGCTCGGTGTCGGCGTTGCCAGTCTGAGATGCGAGGGTTGGGTACCTCAGGGCCCGGTTTCGTGCTGCCGGCTTTTGCTGTCTAGGAACGAGCGTGCCGCCCACCGAGGGGGTGCTCATAGAACGTTCGCGCGTGCCGGCCGCTGATGGCCCGGCGCCCCGGCCCACCGACCGTGATGTTCTCAGCCGCGGGTCAGTCGGCGGTGGCGGCGGCCCAGAGGAACCCGGCGAGCTGCCGTGCGCAAGCGACCACCACGATGTTGTGGGGCTTGCCGCGGGCCTTCATCGTGCGATGGACCTTATAGAGGCGCTGCTGGGCGCGGTTGCTGATCGCGAGGATGTGGTCGGGCTGTCCGGCCTGGCGGTTGGCCAGTGTCGCGCCCAGCCGTGGTTCGCGGCCGTAGTGCCAGGCCGACTCGACCAACAACCTGCGGGCGAGCGTCGAGCCGGTCTTGGTGATCGAGCCCTGGCGCGAGGACTCACCGGACTGGTTGAGCGTCGGTGTCAGTCCCAGCCACGCGCCCAGCGCGGCGGCGCGCTCAAAGCGGCGCCAGTCGCCGCCGAGCTCGAGGTGGATCGACAGGGCGCTCAGCGTGTCGATGCCTCTGAACGCGCGCAGCCGGGCGACGGTCGGCCACCACCGCTCATCCGTCGCAAGCTGGGCGAGTTGCAGTGCGACCGCCTGCTTGCGCGCCGTCAACCCGTCGACCGCCGCGATGAGATCGGCGAAGACCAGGGCGCTGGCCGGCTCGCCGAACTGCTGACGCGACAACCAGCGACGGTGCTCGGTGGTCCAGGTCGTCGGCTTGGGATAGACCCGCCCGTGGCGCAACAGCATCTTGCTCACGCGATGGCGGGCGTCCATCAGATCGCGCCGGCACGCATCGTGGGCGCGGGTCATCTCTCTGGCGGCCTCGATCTCCGGCGGCGGCACCACGACCCGCGTCAGCGACCCGGCCAGCAACAACCGGGCCAGAAGCTCGGCGTCCTTGCGGTCGCTCTTGACTCTGTCAGAC from Capillimicrobium parvum encodes the following:
- a CDS encoding carboxylate-amine ligase, which gives rise to MGASLSAERPAWAQWGGGGGPATAFTVGVEEECMLVAPESWNLAGAIDEVLPRLPADVAAHASAETHAAALELATGVHGTVDAAIEELADLRAALRETTESCGLAAAAAGTHPFAVWRDVSVSTGARQALVYGSMRELARREPTFALHVHVGVPDPEDAVRVANRLRVHLPVLLALSANSPFWQGRDTGLASARTPLFQAFPRVGIPRAFDSYEDWLQTVGLLIRCEAFPEPTFLWWDVRLQPALGTVEVRIMDTQTTVEDSGALVALVQCLARLEALEGFADPLAVRSDEVLAENRFIAARDGTTAALIDPSVEMRIPLGEVVERLLAACRPHAEDLGCADWMHGVERLLADPGAERQLALGREPDRLPGLMAALAGVY
- a CDS encoding IS110 family RNA-guided transposase encodes the protein MTGTMTWVGLDVHARSTHAAAIDTMTGELRRAKFGPGLEAPIAWMLQQPGPARACYEAGSTGFGLYRAATTAGIAMQVIAPGKTPRGSSDRVKSDRKDAELLARLLLAGSLTRVVVPPPEIEAAREMTRAHDACRRDLMDARHRVSKMLLRHGRVYPKPTTWTTEHRRWLSRQQFGEPASALVFADLIAAVDGLTARKQAVALQLAQLATDERWWPTVARLRAFRGIDTLSALSIHLELGGDWRRFERAAALGAWLGLTPTLNQSGESSRQGSITKTGSTLARRLLVESAWHYGREPRLGATLANRQAGQPDHILAISNRAQQRLYKVHRTMKARGKPHNIVVVACARQLAGFLWAAATAD